In Symphalangus syndactylus isolate Jambi chromosome 9, NHGRI_mSymSyn1-v2.1_pri, whole genome shotgun sequence, the genomic stretch aacaaaaaagacacaacCCCAATAGCCCAATAGCATTCTTAGGCAGTGCCTTCACAAAGGAGAAGTTTTCACAAATAAACAGACTTGTTCTCTGATAGCatcatgaaaacaaaaacaaaaacaaaaaaaaacaccacatgtagtattataaaattattctggGATATTTCAGACTGAGCTAGtagagctcaggtgatcctaatTTGCCTGCTGTTAATTTTCCATGCTATTAATGCTCATAATCTTTGTGAATATAGTCTGTCATTCTCTTCACTTACTCAAAATATTCTTGTTATCCTTAAATTTCAGAAGAATTTCAAGTGGCTATTGAAGTTATCTTTCTGTTAATCCCATAAGATATAAGAATTTTAAGTTTCCAAACTGACAAAGATTCTTTGGGTGACCAAACTTCAGTCAGGCTCCTGAACCTTCTCCTAGGACCATCTGTGTACTTCTTtataaaatccagttttagcaaagaacCCTGCCTAAGGCAGTTTAGCAAGAACCTCCTACCCTTAATATCTAATCACTCTCAGGATCTGATCGGGTTTCTCATCATCCACCAACCCCCAGGTGatatctgatcaccctggcctgtcttcagTGAGAATCCTATCAGGTAAATTTAGCCAGAATGCCCCTGACCCCTGATGTTTCCTcgtagtaattttccatccactgatccTCACCTTGCTCCCTGGCTACAAATTCCCACTTGCCCATGCTTATTCAGAGTTAAGTCCAATCTCTATTCCCCACTGCAAGACCTGACTGCAGTGGTCCCTGTACCTCCTGCAGTGGTGCTAAATAAACACTGCCTCATGCCTTAGCAAGTAtcactgaataattttttctttaacaaaactaaatttcactttggatattaaaaagaaagtgttataaatttaataaattactaATTATACTTCCTCAAAAATGTCTCCATTTCCAAAAAcctttttgcattattttcactcatttattcagtctttctttgcttttgatctgatttagagttttttttttgtctgctttaCTTATTAGAAGCTGTAGGGTGTCAGTTTTCATGTTCTTATTTGTTCTCTTGTACTTATCAATACTATTATCTTTTTCAttctaatttatttgtgtttaatAGTTGCTATATTCTCTTTCTGCCCTAAGTGTAGATAAGAACTCGTCTCTGAATTGTAGTTGTGATTCCTGTACTTGTTGTCTAAGCGTCACTGTTACATTAATCTGCTTTTCTGGTTTTGCTCTTTTGACCTAGCaaacttgatttttatttgttcCAGGTAATTTCATGGTATCATAATGAGTTTAACAACAGAAGTAACTGTACGCTCTTGTAACTTCCCAAAAGCTCCCTGATGGAGACAACTAAAATTCCACAAAAAATTACACAAACCATGAGAATAGGGCAACGTAAATAGCCTCAAACTTTACTTCTACTTTCTTTTCATGATACTTGAGCAGGAGCCTCTGACTTTTCTGTAACTGGAACTGCCCAGAGACGCAAGAGATGCCACCCTGACTGTAAATAActggaaatttctaagcaaagtaAAGGTTAACTCTCATAGTTAACAAGATAAGAGGCAGAACTGTGAAGGTCTCCTGATATCTCTATTTTCAACAACTTCTACAAGTGTCCCTAGGCCATCTGGTGACATCTTCAAACCTTCAAGGCTGCCTAAATATTTAAGTATTGTAATACTAAGTAACACTAAactaagtattaaaatatttattttaaacaatttttggccaggtgcggtggctcacgcctgtaatcccagcactttgggaggccgaggcgggcggatcacgaggtcaggagatcgagaccatcctggctaacatggcgaaaccccgtctctactaaaaataaaaattaaaaaattagctgggcgtggtggggggcacctatagtcccagctactggggaggctgaggcaggagaatggcatgaacctgggaggcggagcttgcagtgagccaggatcgtgccactgcactccagcctgggcgacagagtgagactctgtctcaaaaaaaaaaaacaaacaaacaaaaaaacattttcccagaataaaaatgtttaaataaaaagaaaagcacacagGATGACTGACTCTGGGCAATAAATTCTTTATTATAATGAACATGGGATATTTACAACTTGGCACTATGTAATAATTTTGTGTGTTTCTGCCTTATTCCCCAATAAGCAGTTTTTGAGAGTAGggattcaatcttaaaaaaagaagtatggcTGGCCAAGCatagtggatcacacctgtaaccccagtactctgggaggctgaggtacatggattgcctgaactcaggagtttgagaccagtctggccaacatgaggctctaccaaaaatacaaaaaaaaaaaaaaaaaaaattagctaggcatggtgatccgtgcctgtaatcccagctactcgggaggctgagatgggaggatcacttgagcctcggagatggaggttgcagtgagcagagatcatgccactgcactccagcctggatgacacagagagactccatctcaaaaaaaaaaaaaaacagaaggaaatatgGTCTAGTTTAGACTCACCTCAACCAAAGCAGCTCTTGTTTTATGTTGGAATTCTGGGTaagattttctttcaaaaaggggttcaaatattattttgcttttaagttttaaaaaacaattgtagCCTACCAGAAAAGAcaaaataccaagtgttggtaaaGATGTAAGGCAACTAGAACATGTTCATCTACAGTACAGCCATACATGAATGATAGagacactttggaaaactgttagaAAGTAtctgttaaacacacacacacacacacaaacacacacacacacacacacacacaccccttgtcatccagcaattctattcattggtatatacctaaaagaaatgaATGCTATATCCACCAAAAGTAATGTACAAGAACGTTCTTAGCAACTTTTATCCAAAATAGCCCCAAACTAGAAAGACCCCAAATGCAAAAATCTTGGAATAAGCATTGGTAGGTTCTACTCATGAttgtgacattttaatttttgacaaaacATAGAGCCTTACAGGGCCTCCATTCCACATACTGAAATGCTAAGTAAGGTCtctttactttctaaaattcattaattcataATATAATTTCTATGAATTTTCTTGGCCTTTATGTTTACCTTAAACATAGCAAGTATATACACAAAATGTTCTCTTCCTGATTAGCACCAAAATTTAACTTAAGCATATCTCTTTAATCCCTACTGAAGAGGCTGGTGGTCTAATGGCCTCCTTTTATATTAGCAGATGTAGATGGCATCAGTGCCGGGCCAACATACAAGCACAAAGACTGAAATACCTAATACAGGTGATTAAAAATCAATTATAGTCTATTAtctggaaataataataaactgcAATCAGAGTAGCCAGAgctgaaattttctttgaatCAATAAAAACAACCTAGAGCCACTACAATGATGGTATGTCATAACTTATAATCAATAATTGAAAGCTTGGTATAGGCAGGCAGCTGTTCCTTTGAGATTATCTACATAAGAAATCTATTTACTATACAAGTTctatatgggaaaaaaaaaattaaggagatACTCCTTGCTGAAAGTAAGAAGGGCGCACAAGGAAAGTatactgctttttcttttttacaggtGTTATATATTACtttgataaatgaaaaaaataaaataaaatttagttatAGACAACTCTTTTTCATGAAGAGATGCTACCTGAATTTAATAGTAgtttccatttttatatcttcattcCAGGTATATAAGTCATCAAGACAGGTTAGAGGGTATACTAGTTGTCACTTCataagaaaagaagcaaaatgctaaaaatcatcatttgagaagttttgaatccaaGGAACTTCTTGTATGGATTAGGCTTCCAAATTTTGGACATTCTCTAGCCTTTTGTAAAAAATAAGAGAGGTTATATCTCAAATTCTGGCCTTGCCATCTAAATCTGAACAAATTGTTTTAATCTTACTGTGACTCAGTCTTCTTGTCCATAAAATGAAGAGATCAGGTTAGACGAAGCTTTTTTCTCTaccactaaaaatttcaaaatgcttaTAATTCACTATGTGCTCATTAACATGATATATGCACTTCCTGATTTTAACCTTAATCCACACAAAAGCCAACTATCCTCATTAACAACAATATCTAGAAATTAGAAATCAGAAGCCACTGAAACTGAATGATGGACATTAAGGTCTGAGACCTTGAAGAAGGCTTTTCACCGCCTGTAAGGTGGGTTTGTATCCATCAAACAAATAAAGAGGGccacaatatataaatgaaaaaatgaagtatAAATAAGTGAACATCTGTAATAAACTAGTGgagaattaataaaaaaagaaacctcatcaATGAAGCTGTATCTGTTCCAGAAAAGGTCTTCAgtttctatatatacacacaggtacatacacagatatatacataaaacacatacatacatatgtatagatCATTATTAGCTAAATATAGAGTCAAAATAAAAAACGTATCTTCTACTCACTTTGACAGAGACACTCCCCCAGCTTTCCCAATCATCTCTTCATGGTGCAATACTGAGTGGTTCCATGGAATCTGAAGGAACTTTAAGAGTGTTCTCATCCACCGTTCAGGATGTAAGACAAGTTGTTCATAGTGAACCAACATGCACTTTTTATAACCAACCTCCATACACTGGTTATACATGGTCTCTATAGCACGATTCCACTTGGTCAAACAGTCCCTATAGCTGTTCAGGTCAAATCCAGCTATAGTAACTTTTCGAGAAATCATCGAATGTACTGATGCCCGGCCATCTCGGACCATCAGGAGAAATTTGGCATTGGGGAATAACCTAGCAAGGTAACTTAAAGATTTCAGGGCAAAAGGATCTTTATTACATAAATAAGGGGCTGGCTCCCCATGCTTAACGATAATTTCTAGTAAGAAGGCTTGCATGGCAGAATCCAGCACTTCATCAGTAACACCAGCCTCATCCAGGCGGATCTTCTCTTTACTTGACCGTGACCACATCTGCTTCAGGGCCAGGATTCGGGGAATGACCCTGGTTTCCTCTCCACAGCGAATGTCAGGATGTGCGTCCAGCATGGCCCTCATGAGTGTGGTTCCACTCCGAGGCACACCTCCAATAAATATTAAAGGCATATCTTTGTGATAGGCAAAGGTTTTGTTGGCTTTGAGATCCAGGCCAGTTCTCACAGTGGTCCTTGTGCTCTCCAATTTGACTGGCTGGCTACGTTCCTCTATCCGGTGATGGCATTCCATGGCATGCTGGCCCAAGTAAAACACAGTCACAGAACTAATCACCAGACATGCCAATAGTAAGTTCTGCTTCAGCTTTCCAACCATCTTGATGTGGTTATCTTGTTATTAAACAGATATTTTCCTCAAAGTGATTTTCGGAAAATGTTCAGGCCATGGAGAGTCTACTTCAGAAAGATAACCAACATCtagcagagaaaggaaaaggttATTTATCATTACATTGAGATTGCTTACAAGCCAGTCACCAGTTATCACCACTGTATTTTAGGTAGAAAGAAGCTGAAACAGTCTTGGATTCTTtgataatctttttttgtttgtgtgtttgttttttttggtttttttttttttttgagatggagtcttgctctgtcacccaggctggagtgcagtggcacaatctcggctcactgcaagctccgcctcccgggttcacgccattctcctgtctcggcctctcagagcagctgggactacaggcgcccgccaccacgcccggctaattttttgtatttttagtagagacggggtttcaccgtggtctcgatctcctgacctcatgatccgcccgcctcggcctcccaaagtgctgggattacaagcgtgagccaccgtgcctggcctctttgatattcttaaaacaaatttgaggccgggcgcggtggctcacgcctgtaatcccaggactttgggaggccgaggcgggcggatcacgaggtcaggagatcgagaccatcctggccaacacagtgaaaccccgtctctactaaaaaaaaaaaaaaaaaaatacaaaaaaaaattagctggtcgtggtggcaggtgcctgtagtcccagctactcaggaggctgaggcaggagaatggcatgaatccgggaggcagagcttgcagtgagccgagatcgtgccactgcactccagcctaggcaacaaagcaagactctgtctcataaaaaaaaaaaaaaaaagtaaaatttgttttactcagtatatacagtatatacaaatttgagtaaaaataaatcaatgtttaTAATCAGAAACAGCTTTTGTTAATGCAGTAATTTTGAAGCTATGTACCTGgtaaagaatggaaaataaataaaactatttatatCAGTGAGTCAACCAAATATTTAATAAGCCCAGGAACGTCTGGAGTCCAACCCAAGGCTGATCTCTGCTATTCAGACTTATTTCATCTCCAAGCCGTCATTATCTCCACATTCTAACAATGAGAAATTACAGAAGAAATATGAAACAATTTCCAAATCTTTAACAGAGATTCAGTTTATTATACCACGATTTATTTAGGTACTACAGGCCGGATACTCAGGCTCGACTGAGGACCAACTTTGAAAAGGAAAACAGTATAGTAACCTCTGCTCTTGGAAAACAAAGTCTTTTGACAGACAGATatgtaaacaacaacaataaaatgtgATGAGTGCCTCTGTGGAAATACGCAAAGGGACAACGGGAGCATAATGAAAAGGAGCATGTAATTGACCTGAGGAAGCTGTAAAAGTTTTACAGAAAGTAGGAAGGAAGGACCAGGTGCAgcagcttacgcctgtaatcacagctctttgggagaccgagatgggaggatcatttgagctcaggagttcgagaccagcccaggcaacatactgagaccctgtctctttaaaaaagaaaagaaaagagagagggagggagggatattCTAAACCAAAGGAACTTGTGTGCAAAAGCACAATGGCAAGACAGAACACAGCATAATTAGGTGACAGGAAGAAGTTTAGGAGAGCTAGTGTATAGGCTGCAAAGAAAATTGTATGTATAAGTATCTGTGATCTAATCCTCAGAAGGACAGGTAAGATCTGGACAC encodes the following:
- the TPST1 gene encoding protein-tyrosine sulfotransferase 1 isoform X4; its protein translation is MVGKLKQNLLLACLVISSVTVFYLGQHAMECHHRIEERSQPVKLESTRTTVRTGLDLKANKTFAYHKDMPLIFIGGVPRSGTTLMRAMLDAHPDIRCGEETRVIPRILALKQMWSRSSKEKIRLDEAGVTDEVLDSAMQAFLLEIIVKHGEPAPYLCNKDPFALKSLSYLARLFPNAKFLLMVRDGRASVHSMISRKVTIAGFDLNSYRDCLTKWNRAIETMYNQCMEVGYKKCMLVHYEQLVLHPERWMRTLLKFLQIPWNHSVLHHEEMIGKAGGVSLSKVERSTDQVIKPVNVGALSKWVGKIPPDVLQDMAVIAPMLAKLGYDPYANPPNYGKPDPKIIENTRRVYKGEFQLPDFLKEKPQTEQVE
- the TPST1 gene encoding protein-tyrosine sulfotransferase 1 isoform X5, which translates into the protein MVGKLKQNLLLACLVISSVTVFYLGQHAMECHHRIEERSQPVKLESTRTTVRTGLDLKANKTFAYHKDMPLIFIGGVPRSGTTLMRAMLDAHPDIRCGEETRVIPRILALKQMWSRSSKEKIRLDEAGVTDEVLDSAMQAFLLEIIVKHGEPAPYLCNKDPFALKSLSYLARLFPNAKFLLMVRDGRASVHSMISRKVTIAGFDLNSYRDCLTKWNRAIETMYNQCMEVGYKKCMLVHYEQLVLHPERWMRTLLKFLQIPWNHSVLHHEEMIGKAGGVSLSKVERSTDQVIKPVNVGALSKWVGKIPPDVLQDMAVIAPMLAKLGYDPYANPPNYGKPDPKIIENTRRTEQVE
- the TPST1 gene encoding protein-tyrosine sulfotransferase 1 isoform X6 translates to MVGKLKQNLLLACLVISSVTVFYLGQHAMECHHRIEERSQPVKLESTRTTVRTGLDLKANKTFAYHKDMPLIFIGGVPRSGTTLMRAMLDAHPDIRCGEETRVIPRILALKQMWSRSSKEKIRLDEAGVTDEVLDSAMQAFLLEIIVKHGEPAPYLCNKDPFALKSLSYLARLFPNAKFLLMVRDGRASVHSMISRKVTIAGFDLNSYRDCLTKWNRAIETMYNQCMEVGYKKCMLVHYEQLVLHPERWMRTLLKFLQIPWNHSVLHHEEMIGKAGGVSLSKSIRENSNYLTFLKKNHRLSKWSSRTRSLFHT
- the TPST1 gene encoding protein-tyrosine sulfotransferase 1 isoform X2, encoding MVGKLKQNLLLACLVISSVTVFYLGQHAMECHHRIEERSQPVKLESTRTTVRTGLDLKANKTFAYHKDMPLIFIGGVPRSGTTLMRAMLDAHPDIRCGEETRVIPRILALKQMWSRSSKEKIRLDEAGVTDEVLDSAMQAFLLEIIVKHGEPAPYLCNKDPFALKSLSYLARLFPNAKFLLMVRDGRASVHSMISRKVTIAGFDLNSYRDCLTKWNRAIETMYNQCMEVGYKKCMLVHYEQLVLHPERWMRTLLKFLQIPWNHSVLHHEEMIGKAGGVSLSKVERSTDQVIKPVNVGALSKWVGKIPPDVLQDMAVIAPMLAKLGYDPYANPPNYGKPDPKIIENTRRCFRRCKDLACIQEENIGNWIGERRHDIEENEIIIRWEKNFYCVLKG
- the TPST1 gene encoding protein-tyrosine sulfotransferase 1 isoform X1: MVGKLKQNLLLACLVISSVTVFYLGQHAMECHHRIEERSQPVKLESTRTTVRTGLDLKANKTFAYHKDMPLIFIGGVPRSGTTLMRAMLDAHPDIRCGEETRVIPRILALKQMWSRSSKEKIRLDEAGVTDEVLDSAMQAFLLEIIVKHGEPAPYLCNKDPFALKSLSYLARLFPNAKFLLMVRDGRASVHSMISRKVTIAGFDLNSYRDCLTKWNRAIETMYNQCMEVGYKKCMLVHYEQLVLHPERWMRTLLKFLQIPWNHSVLHHEEMIGKAGGVSLSKVERSTDQVIKPVNVGALSKWVGKIPPDVLQDMAVIAPMLAKLGYDPYANPPNYGKPDPKIIENTRRMEAVQCDHPATDGCPDLLGAALYQGTIVGLSCWQVGHLAVIVARSALTGGSLCH
- the TPST1 gene encoding protein-tyrosine sulfotransferase 1 isoform X3, with protein sequence MVGKLKQNLLLACLVISSVTVFYLGQHAMECHHRIEERSQPVKLESTRTTVRTGLDLKANKTFAYHKDMPLIFIGGVPRSGTTLMRAMLDAHPDIRCGEETRVIPRILALKQMWSRSSKEKIRLDEAGVTDEVLDSAMQAFLLEIIVKHGEPAPYLCNKDPFALKSLSYLARLFPNAKFLLMVRDGRASVHSMISRKVTIAGFDLNSYRDCLTKWNRAIETMYNQCMEVGYKKCMLVHYEQLVLHPERWMRTLLKFLQIPWNHSVLHHEEMIGKAGGVSLSKVERSTDQVIKPVNVGALSKWVGKIPPDVLQDMAVIAPMLAKLGYDPYANPPNYGKPDPKIIENTRRIGFRCVGLADLKLLTSSDLPALASQSARIT